The proteins below are encoded in one region of Apium graveolens cultivar Ventura chromosome 4, ASM990537v1, whole genome shotgun sequence:
- the LOC141719461 gene encoding uncharacterized protein LOC141719461 yields MANHGLEDVTESSKNVGPKNLIEAGPVGRWRYTGFYGCPERGRRRESWGILRELAARSSMPWCVIGDFNDMMCSTEKRGGRDQPSSLLRGFSVTVLECGLKDLGYIGEKYTWEKSRGKYNWVQERLDRGLANQGWCQLFPLAEVKVLEVATSDHLPLFLQINKQVYRPKEKRFRFENVWLREKECMQVVKNGWEEAGDRSLLEKIEFCGVKLQEWGGGLSNEYKKQSLELRTRLRKLRSRRDVQGVQLYNEVRWKYLNLLEKQEIYWKQRSKNFWLREGDRNTRFFHNYASTRRKNNLLQRIQNHDGEWKDTPGEIQEVIERYFTQLFSSTNMNGSLSGRDTVKQVSDEDNIELVKDVTEVEVKEAVFSMHPDKSPRPDELNPAFFQSF; encoded by the exons ATGGCAAATCATGGGCTGGAGGATGTAACAGAATCTTCAAAAAATGTTGGGCCAAAAAACTTGATAGAGGCGGGACCT GTAGGGAGGTGGAGATACACGGGGTTCTATGGGTGCCCGGAGAGGGGGAGGAGACGTGAATCTTGGGGTATATTGAGAGAGTTGGCAGCGAGATCGAGTATGCCGTGGTGTGTAATTGGGGATTTTAATGATATGATGTGCTCAACGGAGAAAAGAGGGGGTAGGGATCAGCCTAGTAGTCTGCTACGAGGCTTCTCAGTAACGGTCTTGGAGTGTGGGTTGAAGGATTTGGGTTATATAGGGGAGAAGTATACATGGGAGAAGTCGAGGGGAAAATAtaattgggttcaagaaaggtTGGATAGAGGCCTAGCGAATCAAGGTTGGTGTCAGTTGTTCCCTTTAGCAGAAGTAAAGGTGCTCGAGGTAGCCACGTCTGACCATCTTCCTTTGTTTTTACAAATTAATAAGCAAGTTTATAGGCCTAAAGAGAAGAGGTTCAGGTTTGAGAATGTTTGGTTAAGAGAGAAGGAGTGTATGCAGGTGGTGAAGAATGGGTGGGAGGAGGCGGGGGATAGGAGTCTATTAGAAAAGATTGAATTTTGTGGGGTTAAACTGCAAGAGTGGGGAGGTGGTTTGAGTAATGAGTATAAGAAGCAGAGTTTGGAGCTTAGAACAAGATTGAGGAAGCTACGTTCAAGAAGGGATGTTCAGGGTGTTCAACTGTATAATGAAGTTAGGTGGAAATACTTAAATTTATTGGAGAAGCAGGAGATCTACTGGAAGCAAAGATCTAAGAATTTTTGGCTGCGTGAAGGGGATAGGAACACACGTTTCTTCCACAATTATGCATCAACTAGACGAAAAAATAATTTGTTGCAGCGTATTCAGAATCATGATGGTGAATGGAAAGATACGCCTGGAGAGATTCAAGAGGTGATTGAAAGGTACTTCACACAGCTTTTTAGCTCAACAAATATGAATGGAAGTTTGTCTGGGAGGGATACGGTGAAACAAGTGTCAGATGAGGATAATATTGAACTTGTTAAAGACGTTACTGAGGTTGAAGTAAAAGAGGCCGTGTTCTCAATGCATCCGGATAAATCACCACGTCCGGATGAATTGAATCCTGCGTTTTTTCAGTCCTTTTAG